The DNA sequence CTTGACAGCATGGCACAATTCAGCAGATTCGGTGAGAAAGAAGAACCCCACATATATCTTGCAGCGTTAAATGCCAAATAAATGTTTGTTAACATAATCATCTAAGTTCATTAGTCATTAATTTCATGTCACATAATTAAAAGACATGATttcatgtttaattaattatgtatgcTTCCCAAAGAAAATCTgcctgtatatatatatatatatatatatatccttattATATATGCTCTTTTACAGCACCCTAGGACTTGGGAAGCCCAGTTCCTGTCTGGTATAAAGGTACTATGGCACTCATATATGCAAACCCCCCTTGGTTTTCATACAAAATCTCCTTTCtctattaatttaatcaattatatatctTTCAGACCATAGCTCTCATTGCTGTAAGAGAAGGTGTTGTTCAATTAGGAGCTGTTCACAAGGTTCTccctcttcttctctctctctcacaattaacaaaaaattattttacaagttTTTTTAATCGATAACTATTAGTTGTCGggattgttagtttttattggCAAGAGATTCTAACTTAcgacttttttcttatttctttcttttttttcaccaCTAAACCAATCTTATATCTAATTTGTTTTGATGGAACTGAAGGTGATTGAAGACCTGAGCTATGTGGTACTTTTGAGAAAAAAGTTCAGCTACATTGAGAGCATCCCTGGTGTGCTGTTGCCACACCCTTCATCTTCAGCATACCCCTACAAagtagaaggaggaggagggtaTGGAGCACTAGAACAATGGCAGCATTTCCATGGAATTAGcaacaaccaccaccaccaccacctttcatcatcaCCCCAACAAGCTGAACTATATGATCACCATGCAGGCCACTTCAACTTGCCACTCAAGATAACTCCTTCAATGAGTAGCCTTGAGGCACTTCTCTCCAAGCTCCCCTCAGTGGTGCCACCatcaacacaacaacaacaatcactCTTGCCATCACAAAGGCCATTGGAGTTCATGGGAATGCAGAAAGTGGCAAAGGAAGAGTTGGAAGAAGAGGTGTACAGACCAGAACTTGACATAGGTGAGAGTAGCAGCTCCATGCCAGAAGTAGGGTACCACCACCAacaccaacatcaacatcaacatcatcatcaacatcacttCCATCAAGttcagaataataataataataatgtaactaGGAGTGGAGCCAACaatggattttgaatttcagTACCATTAATTAGTACTCCGTTCTAAAACAAAAACACCGAATGATGGGGAAGAATCATCATTGGcaatattaatgaaaattagTCCTAATTAATTATCAAGTCCTAACATTGTAGTGAGTTGTTAGCTTCATcagtattattatatatgataataataataacaataataataataataataataactactgCGTTTTGAGCTTTGTTGGTTCTTTTTCTAGATGCTTCTGATTCTTGCTATATCATTGTAGTAGTATCAAAGGAAGGTTGTTCCAATATTTCATGCATGCGTGTGCATATCTGCAGCTGCTGATGATCATGATGTGTCTGTCAGTCAATGAGCGTGtggtgtgtgtatgtatgtgttGGTAGCACACGTAGTCACATACACACACAGCGAATCTAGCACAATGTACTTCAAAATCAGCGGTTGCGGCTGTTTAAGGATATTGTTAAGTGTAACAAGCAATATTACATATATAGTATTGTAacttttaataaacaaaaaatattttcggacacaaaaaaacttatttgacaCTTAATGAAgagaaaacagaaagaaaaaaaaaacaatataaggtGATAACTGAAAGATATATtaagagaaataataataagtgtTGATTGAGTATTTGAAAAGTGAATTGTCCAAAATCATTGTTGTATGGTAAAATCATGATATGCCACATGTTAgatcaaaacaagaaaatatatatacattctAGTCCATATAATAAGGCCATTCACTCAGCATGCTGAGGACATACGTGACTGTACAGGTTTAGTTTGGCTTCAAGCTACTCAAGATTAAGGGTACTTTTGTGAGTCTTAGCTAGGGAGCAAGGATgactaataagtttttttttttgataatttttttaaaagaaaagaaaaagatgataataaattaattaacataaacttAGTGTGTTATATaaccttttatttgtttttataaatactaattatataagtttcagaaattaaaaaaaaaaaaaaaaacttcatacccatgaccaacaagtcaccaagacacaactttaccgctgcaccagggctcgccctcaaaaAAACTTCGTatcccattgcccagaggctcttgctatgcgaaggtatgggagAGGCACACAGTGGTGGTTgtggggagagagagagaaaagtagaaaaaaaaaaaaaaacagtacttAACTACTTAGCTATGTGTCACGCGGCTGCCACATGCACTGTAGTGTATTGCACTGAGGAACCCTTTGTTATATGCATAGTGGAAAATTACATGCATGGTTGAAAATAATAATGGCTGTTTTGCAAAATAAGGATATAACCAAACTTACTGTCCATATTGCCTATTAGTAAATAAATTGGTTGCCAAACATGCATTAACACCACACAGTAGGTTGCTGGTAGCAGCTGCAAAGATTTCGACGTTTTGTCAAGATGAAGAGTGAAAATTGGATTCCCTTGTGTCATACAAGTTTTACTCAAAAGTGTCAATTGATGCAGCATACACACACATGTAAACTTACACATGCACTTTGTGAGtggtttttatttgatttaaaataaaggtAAAACATGAATAGTTATCATTGTTTTTTGTACAATTTGCAAATTTAATTTACATTACGAGACCTTAACCTCAAGGTGCTAGAAGCAACGATGAAAGTAACTATTGTGATGTAAATCGTcattttctaattataaattaattaataacattttgaCGAATGTGCATGTGGTAGTATCAGCTATATGAGTAGAGTACAAAAATgttgtttatactttatatatataggatCATGGAGATGTGTCACGCATGCCAAATGCCAATTGATCCTTACCTAAAACAAGTTTGAGGCTTGTTTGAAACAATGAGAATTTAGCTTGTCCTATTTATATGATGTGAAGTTTACTTAATTTGAAAgtcttaaaagaaaattagtttaaaattaagcaattaaatattctcaaataagttaataaatctaatttgtaagttttaaataaatcaataaatatatgatttattgACGATACAATAaaactattaataatatatataatattaataataataataataacatttaattattcaagtttattaattatatctatAACCTCTTTTGAACAACCTAGATATTAATTTAGTTAAGTAAATAAATTCaagaaatatcaatttaacttatttaatagTTTATCCCTTTAATATACTCAAAAATACCCTTCTCCATTTCTtgtcatgaaaataaaaataaaatgtaaaaaataacgTAAATAGTGAATAAATTGTTGCAGgccttatatttataaattagcaTGTGTCTAATTATTTTTCAGAacacaaatatttttacaaaaagaaataatttcataGTTAATTTTccaatttagttttaaaataatataaatacaatataaattatctgACGACCAAAAATTCATCATATAAGTCGATAGGAACGACAAATCACCTTCAAGTTTTAGCATTATGACACATGGATGattgtttttttcaaaaaaaaaaaaactatcaaaatttaatctcaaataaagaattaagaatttaatagaattttttataatatttgaagtCAGTCACAACTATAAAACTTCCATGACAAAGTTTCTGATCCTTAATAAATGTGCTTACGAACGCACTTTAATTCTTCCTTCTGAAGTACAGTAGAAACAAAGTTGTGATTCTAAAACCTAATGCTACGAGGCCTCAATGAAACAGCCAGGATCTAGACAGAATTAAGGataacaattgaaaaaaataatatatagtaaAAACTACACATTGAGGAATATACAAGTATGGCAATTATTCTGCCAAGAAAAATATTCTGAAgtattttcaacttttaaaagTTGAAGCGGCATATAACGTTTCatcctttatatatatttttttttaatgatgcaATGATATCCATTATTGTGCAAAAACTCCATAGGTTTATCCATTGGCAAGGAGAATGTTTGGAACAACTTATTTTAGAATCCAAAATTAATCAGAAATTTTctgaaaaaacatttaaaaagataattattcaagaaattaaatttgattactGGTCAGCAAATTGTGCAAATATgcatatcttaaaaataaacaatttgattACGAGCTAAATAATCCACGAGAGAATCCTGGGTCCTAAGAAAAACTCAGACAAGTTACTTATAATTGAGGACCAACTCAAAAAGGTATATTTTCCTCAAATGTCAgccaacttaaaagaaaataaaaacatgtgacATGTAAACTCTAATGCTGATATAAAGCTCGGAACGTAGACAAAAACGATATAAAGATCAACCAGAGTGCGCTCCAGGTATGACCAAGATTCACATTATGTTTCTAGTGCGAAATACAGTGATCattcaaatcataaataaaatcagGATAAATTGCttaagttgaaaataaaaatgcacacAACTGTGTAAAACTAAGGTATTTGGGGCTGAAAATTTTCTTCGACAGTTTTCACATGCAAAGTATCATTCGAAAGCTGCAGCTTTGTCTCTGAAATGTTCAAGTAGCTTCTCAATACTCATAACCTTATGTTCTGCCAAGTCTCTAACTCGTACACTCACCTGGAACAACAAGACAGCATGATCAATAATCAAGGAGCAACAGCGTAAACCCTGAATGTCTAGGAACACAGGCACTAtaggaaaatagtaatgtcTTCAAACATATCACAGACCATAGCCACCTCTAAGATAATGTAAAGCCTCCAAAATTAATAGATGATACGGTTGGAATATGGCAAAGGAAAAAATGGGTATAAGACTGAAGCATAAAAGGGTAACAAACTATGCTGTAAAACTGATCAGACTGAAGCAAAAAACAGAACAGATAATAAATCAGACAGAGCATCAGATTGAAGAAAACAACTATCAGACTGAAGCGGAAATAGCTATCAGACGGAGCAACGATCTAATCAGACTATGCAGAAGCATAAAAGTAGTGAAGTATAAACCAGAAAACATAAACAtatatgaagaagaagagagtaACAAAACTGCTTTGATGTATTTCAAGTTTATAATTCAGTTTTGCACACTATGAActgataaaataagtttttaaatagGAAAGCTATAAAGCCCCCTCATTGGGCAAAACATACAGCAAATTATGACAAAGCTAGACATCATTAGCCAGCAACTACAAGTTGCTTTCCGAGCACAAGCAAGCTTTAAACATAGTTGCAAGCAACCACAAAATCTGCAGAGATATCTTAATTATAACAGTGAGAGAAAAAACTCAACTTCCAACAGATACAACCTTAATCagaattattgaaattaaactgAGGCTTATACATTACATCTAACTTGAAATCCCTTTCAAATTTGATGCAGTTACTTGAGCTATAATGAGGATAAATTGTTAGGTGGTTCAAGAGGACTATGGTTCCCATTAATCTTCACAACACATAATTAA is a window from the Glycine max cultivar Williams 82 chromosome 2, Glycine_max_v4.0, whole genome shotgun sequence genome containing:
- the LOC100799671 gene encoding uncharacterized protein; this encodes MEEHLTPLAVTHLLQHTLRSLCSHENSQWVYAVFWRILPRNYPPPKWEGQGAYDRSRGNRRNWILVWEDGFCNFAASAAPEINSGDCSTPPAYGNCEFQPYQGLQPELFFKMSHEIYNYGEGLIGKVAADHSHKWIYKEPNDQEINFLTAWHNSADSHPRTWEAQFLSGIKTIALIAVREGVVQLGAVHKVIEDLSYVVLLRKKFSYIESIPGVLLPHPSSSAYPYKVEGGGGYGALEQWQHFHGISNNHHHHHLSSSPQQAELYDHHAGHFNLPLKITPSMSSLEALLSKLPSVVPPSTQQQQSLLPSQRPLEFMGMQKVAKEELEEEVYRPELDIGESSSSMPEVGYHHQHQHQHQHHHQHHFHQVQNNNNNNVTRSGANNGF